The following coding sequences are from one Limibacillus halophilus window:
- a CDS encoding (2Fe-2S)-binding protein, translated as MPSVSMKVNGKQVSAEVEPRTLLVSFLRENLRLTGTHVGCDTSQCGSCVVHVNGKSVKACSMLAIQANDTEVTTIEGLAVNGELHPMQAAFREHHGLQCGFCTPGMVMSAVDLLQENPKPSETEIRDWLEGNICRCTGYQNIVKAIQAAADEMGG; from the coding sequence ATGCCCAGCGTTTCCATGAAAGTGAATGGCAAGCAGGTTTCGGCGGAGGTCGAACCCCGCACCTTGCTGGTCAGCTTTTTGCGTGAAAATCTGCGCCTTACCGGCACACACGTCGGTTGCGATACCAGTCAATGCGGCTCTTGCGTCGTACATGTGAACGGTAAGTCGGTAAAAGCCTGCAGCATGCTGGCGATTCAGGCCAACGATACGGAAGTGACCACGATTGAAGGGCTTGCGGTGAACGGCGAATTGCATCCCATGCAGGCAGCCTTCCGGGAACACCACGGATTGCAGTGCGGCTTTTGCACACCTGGCATGGTGATGAGCGCGGTGGATCTGTTGCAGGAGAACCCGAAACCCAGCGAGACAGAAATTCGAGATTGGCTGGAGGGCAACATCTGTCGTTGCACCGGCTATCAGAACATCGTCAAGGCCATCCAGGCCGCAGCCGACGAGATGGGAGGGTGA
- a CDS encoding SRPBCC family protein: MQMTGEVLIPASREKVWDALNDPEVLRQSIPGCQSLDRSEDGGFDAKVKAKVGPVSATFGGHVVLEDLVPPESYTLSGEGKGGAAGFAKGNAKVKLTTKENGTLLSYEVDAKVGGKLAQIGSRLIDGTAKKLSDEFFATFSQIVSSGSGGPTDGLEQAIGAHAQGQSDDGSPTQAPSHTPPHTPLHADPDEALDKQEIEEALAEAKRKPGLSPLVWISGLVAIIILLIVMFGRT; the protein is encoded by the coding sequence ATGCAGATGACCGGCGAAGTCCTTATCCCCGCCTCGCGAGAGAAGGTCTGGGATGCACTGAATGATCCTGAAGTACTGCGCCAGTCCATCCCGGGCTGCCAGTCGTTGGATCGGAGTGAAGACGGCGGCTTCGACGCGAAGGTCAAAGCCAAGGTAGGGCCTGTATCAGCGACTTTCGGTGGTCACGTCGTGCTTGAGGACTTGGTGCCACCGGAAAGTTACACCTTGTCAGGCGAAGGTAAGGGCGGTGCCGCCGGTTTCGCAAAAGGCAACGCCAAGGTAAAGCTCACGACCAAAGAAAATGGCACCCTGCTGAGCTATGAGGTCGATGCCAAAGTCGGCGGTAAGCTTGCACAGATCGGCTCGCGCCTGATCGATGGAACCGCAAAGAAGCTCTCCGATGAGTTCTTTGCGACCTTTTCCCAAATCGTTTCCTCCGGCTCCGGTGGTCCGACAGACGGGCTGGAGCAAGCTATAGGTGCCCATGCACAGGGACAATCCGACGATGGGTCACCCACGCAAGCCCCCTCTCATACTCCCCCGCACACACCCTTGCATGCGGATCCCGATGAGGCGCTCGACAAGCAGGAAATTGAGGAGGCATTGGCGGAGGCTAAGCGCAAGCCGGGCCTTTCACCTTTGGTCTGGATTTCCGGATTGGTCGCCATCATCATTTTATTGATCGTAATGTTCGGACGCACCTGA
- a CDS encoding ABC transporter ATP-binding protein produces the protein MASETESEKKKRISGYGTGTVESVMSVDQVAKEAQALSEQRPDAATLRGYCKGEPFVTIEGLRAGYGKMEILHEFDLVVGKGQSLCLIGPNGAGKSTILHSIFGFTNIYGGKIFVGGNDITSLSPKEKLRDAGVAYILQDNSVFPDMTVEENLLMGGYLKNRPAEAKQSADRVFEKYTRLADRRHQRAGTLSGGERRLLEISRALIMNPEVLLVDEPSIGLEPRFIDMVFEILADLQNVEGKTIVMVEQNAKKGLEFADLGYVLVSGQLALAGTGTELLENPEVGRLFLGG, from the coding sequence ATGGCCAGCGAAACCGAAAGCGAAAAAAAGAAGCGGATCAGCGGCTATGGCACCGGCACCGTCGAATCGGTCATGTCGGTCGATCAGGTTGCCAAGGAAGCTCAAGCCTTATCGGAGCAACGTCCAGACGCTGCAACCCTGAGGGGCTACTGTAAAGGCGAGCCCTTTGTCACGATCGAAGGGTTGCGTGCCGGCTACGGCAAGATGGAGATCCTCCATGAGTTTGACTTGGTGGTCGGCAAGGGACAGTCCCTCTGCTTGATCGGCCCCAATGGCGCGGGAAAATCAACGATCCTGCACTCGATCTTCGGGTTTACCAATATATACGGAGGAAAGATTTTCGTTGGGGGTAACGACATCACCAGCCTCAGCCCCAAGGAAAAACTGCGTGATGCGGGCGTCGCCTATATTCTCCAGGACAATTCTGTGTTCCCGGACATGACCGTCGAAGAGAACCTTCTGATGGGTGGGTACCTCAAGAACCGGCCGGCTGAGGCCAAGCAATCTGCGGACCGGGTGTTCGAGAAGTACACGCGACTAGCGGATCGTCGCCATCAACGTGCCGGCACACTATCGGGGGGCGAGCGGCGTTTGCTTGAAATCTCGCGTGCCTTGATCATGAACCCGGAAGTCTTGTTAGTCGATGAGCCGTCGATCGGGCTGGAACCCCGCTTTATCGATATGGTGTTCGAGATTTTGGCCGACCTGCAGAATGTCGAAGGCAAAACCATTGTGATGGTCGAGCAGAATGCCAAGAAGGGCCTGGAGTTTGCTGATCTCGGGTATGTTTTGGTATCCGGCCAATTGGCGCTTGCAGGCACCGGTACTGAGCTTCTGGAGAATCCGGAAGTCGGGCGTTTGTTCCTGGGCGGTTGA
- a CDS encoding ABC transporter ATP-binding protein, whose protein sequence is MTTMLNVESVSKRFGGIIANSDISMHVNQGEIVGLIGPNGSGKTTLYNSIVGYHPIDSGSVQFEGQEISKMLVPQIARLGLLRTFQQTRIYGAMTCVENMLISVPHKEEGIFALLQRHPKADLERCDELMEFVGLYSKRHLMAGSLSFGQQKLLEFAMALMNEPKMLLLDEPTAGINPTLINGLLDRLLRANQEFGITLLVIEHNMRVIMNIAKRIYCLAHGQLLAEGGPNEIQNDPRVIDAYLGAH, encoded by the coding sequence ATGACTACCATGCTGAACGTTGAAAGCGTATCCAAACGCTTCGGCGGCATCATCGCTAACAGCGATATCTCGATGCACGTCAATCAAGGCGAAATCGTCGGTCTGATCGGGCCTAACGGCTCAGGCAAGACAACACTCTACAACTCGATTGTCGGCTATCATCCTATCGACAGCGGCTCCGTCCAGTTCGAAGGGCAGGAAATTTCCAAGATGCTGGTGCCACAGATCGCTCGTTTGGGCCTTTTGCGCACCTTCCAACAAACCCGAATCTACGGCGCCATGACTTGCGTTGAAAATATGTTGATCTCCGTCCCTCACAAGGAGGAGGGAATTTTTGCCCTATTGCAGCGGCATCCCAAGGCGGACTTGGAGCGCTGTGACGAGCTGATGGAGTTTGTTGGGCTCTATAGCAAACGTCATCTGATGGCGGGCTCGCTTTCCTTCGGCCAGCAAAAACTCCTGGAATTCGCGATGGCCTTGATGAACGAGCCGAAGATGCTGCTGTTGGATGAACCGACCGCCGGCATCAACCCGACGCTCATCAACGGCCTGTTGGATCGCCTTCTCCGGGCGAACCAGGAATTCGGCATCACTCTGCTGGTTATCGAGCACAACATGCGGGTGATCATGAACATTGCAAAGCGTATCTACTGCCTGGCGCATGGTCAGCTTCTGGCAGAAGGCGGTCCAAACGAAATCCAGAATGACCCGCGCGTGATCGACGCCTACCTGGGAGCACATTAA